The Deltaproteobacteria bacterium genome window below encodes:
- a CDS encoding HAMP domain-containing protein gives MSRSAPQRRSSLFRRIYGTFVLTFVVAAVLVGSGGWLLARALGNEWVSEALELLETDNDGWVAQLADPAALTTTLRRFDDRLGTRTAIYTPDGDRVAGQGPEHVPGRFMQRERRLRRGRPIVHRQGEHPIVVFPLTDAEGEIVALAHVVAAPPQLLGIGAAITLLFAAAFGLGARRLSRSLTSRIATLETSVGRIADGELAHRVAVPSRIADEIDELGGAVNHMAERLERLVAGQRTLLANVSHELRTPIARTKVLLEILQERLAQVTANGTPAPVATPAKPGSKPIIDPITRVQQGLLEMAQDIVEVESLIGDLLTGARLELRAGEGAVIDATALPLAPLLQRCAGKVHAQVDAAATLTVAGDEFLLERLFSNLLANARRACPDGTIELAAARHGDRIVVRVQDEGPGIAPEHREIVFEPFRRLDDARSRDRGGVGLGLYLCRQIAHAHDGSLVARERPDGRRGACLELELPAATG, from the coding sequence ATGAGCCGCTCAGCGCCGCAGCGGCGCTCGAGCCTGTTCCGGCGCATCTACGGCACGTTCGTGCTGACGTTCGTGGTCGCGGCGGTGCTGGTCGGCAGCGGTGGCTGGCTGCTGGCCCGGGCGCTCGGCAACGAGTGGGTCTCGGAGGCGCTCGAGTTGCTCGAGACCGACAACGACGGCTGGGTCGCCCAGCTCGCCGACCCCGCCGCGCTCACGACCACGCTGCGACGCTTCGATGACCGGCTCGGCACGCGCACGGCCATCTACACCCCCGACGGCGACCGCGTGGCGGGCCAGGGTCCCGAGCACGTCCCGGGGCGCTTCATGCAGCGCGAGCGTCGACTCCGACGCGGGCGCCCCATCGTGCATCGCCAGGGCGAGCACCCGATCGTGGTGTTCCCCCTGACCGACGCCGAGGGCGAGATCGTCGCGCTGGCCCACGTCGTGGCCGCGCCGCCGCAGCTGCTCGGCATCGGTGCCGCGATCACGCTGCTGTTCGCCGCCGCGTTCGGGCTCGGGGCCAGGCGGCTATCGCGATCGCTGACCTCCCGCATCGCCACGCTCGAGACCAGCGTGGGCCGCATCGCCGACGGCGAGCTCGCCCACCGCGTTGCGGTGCCGTCACGCATCGCCGACGAGATCGACGAGCTCGGCGGCGCCGTGAACCACATGGCCGAGCGACTCGAGCGGCTGGTGGCGGGGCAGCGCACGCTGCTGGCCAACGTCTCCCACGAGCTGCGCACGCCCATCGCTCGCACCAAGGTCCTGCTCGAGATCCTGCAGGAGCGGCTGGCCCAGGTCACCGCCAACGGCACGCCCGCGCCGGTGGCCACACCCGCCAAGCCGGGCTCCAAGCCGATCATCGATCCCATCACCCGCGTGCAGCAGGGCCTGCTCGAGATGGCGCAGGACATCGTCGAGGTGGAGTCGCTCATCGGCGATCTGCTCACCGGCGCCCGGCTCGAGCTGCGTGCCGGCGAAGGCGCCGTGATCGACGCGACGGCGCTACCGCTGGCGCCGCTGCTGCAGCGCTGCGCGGGCAAGGTCCACGCCCAGGTCGACGCCGCCGCCACGCTCACGGTCGCCGGCGACGAGTTCCTGCTCGAGCGTCTGTTCAGCAACCTGCTCGCCAACGCACGCCGCGCCTGCCCGGACGGCACCATCGAGCTGGCCGCCGCACGGCACGGCGATCGCATCGTCGTGCGGGTCCAGGACGAGGGCCCCGGAATCGCCCCCGAGCACCGCGAGATCGTGTTCGAGCCGTTTCGCCGCCTCGACGACGCGCGCTCGCGCGACCGCGGCGGCGTGGGGCTCGGCCTCTACCTGTGCCGCCAGATCGCGCACGCGCACGACGGCTCGCTGGTCGCGCGCGAGCGCCCGGACGGTCGCCGCGGCGCGTGCCTCGAGCTCGAGCTGCCGGCCGCGACGGGCTGA
- a CDS encoding response regulator transcription factor, translating into MLAGAWRWQTPDHTVRVLLIEDVKLADRTAEYLQGHGAEVEIIADGAAGLERARAGEHEIVLLDLMLPGMDGLALCQQLRQSSDVPIIMLTARGEEVDRIVGLELGADDYMPKPFSPRELLARMRAVLRRGGPPAPGEPAQLIEFGALVIDRDRHTASFEGHAIELTAFQFDLLWVLARSAGKVLPREQIYNDVRRLRGEPPVDFDPAVDRSVDVHMSKIRAALGAASPSGTTLVRTIRGVGYVLGGGDDG; encoded by the coding sequence GTGCTCGCCGGGGCATGGAGGTGGCAGACTCCCGATCACACCGTGCGAGTCCTGCTCATCGAAGACGTGAAGCTGGCGGATCGCACCGCCGAGTACCTCCAAGGCCATGGCGCCGAGGTCGAGATCATCGCCGACGGCGCCGCGGGGCTCGAGCGCGCGCGGGCCGGCGAGCACGAGATCGTGCTGCTCGACCTGATGCTGCCGGGCATGGACGGCCTCGCACTGTGCCAACAGCTGCGACAGAGCAGCGACGTGCCGATCATCATGCTGACCGCGCGCGGCGAGGAGGTCGACCGCATCGTCGGCCTCGAGCTCGGCGCCGACGACTACATGCCCAAGCCCTTCAGCCCCCGCGAGCTGCTCGCGCGCATGCGCGCGGTGCTGCGCCGCGGCGGTCCGCCGGCACCGGGGGAGCCCGCGCAGCTGATCGAGTTCGGCGCGCTGGTGATCGATCGCGATCGCCACACCGCCAGCTTCGAGGGCCACGCCATCGAGTTGACCGCGTTCCAGTTCGACCTGCTGTGGGTGCTCGCGCGCTCGGCCGGCAAGGTGCTGCCTCGCGAACAGATCTACAACGACGTCCGGCGGCTGCGCGGCGAGCCGCCGGTCGATTTCGACCCGGCGGTCGATCGCTCGGTCGACGTGCACATGTCGAAGATCCGCGCCGCCCTCGGTGCGGCGTCGCCGAGCGGGACGACGTTGGTGCGGACCATCCGCGGCGTGGGCTACGTGCTGGGCGGCGGAGACGACGGATGA
- a CDS encoding zinc-ribbon domain-containing protein yields the protein MIVRCASCNTEFALDDRQVGPDGASVRCLSCAAVFRVSASDVAAQPPWQVRTIDDLLFTAPDLATLRAWILEGRLHPDDRVSRSGRHFVRLGEMPEFATAFAGFPGLPSLVEPRDRPPSERSALDLLGPPPAFGTHAGEDDSAALAGVPEPAATDRSSALEQVVSRAAASSASAHPVLGEAVEGTGEIAIPTMRAPAKEIERSSASASSVAAVERERAAPAPPPAPRSGTLAPPRSGATPTAVHDDRSGRALSMLDVVTHHVRPITGPSPEGARRPAAPAPPPPPVAPPPAAAAGEAATVPRSEPVAAPALHLEPSEPRRRRGAWPVWAALGILAGAAVVFGIPQVRARVFGTPLPTEAVIAEPVRDDAPLLADADAAIVAADPTALARADAALEVAIAGGASALGDAQAEVLATRALVHELWGAVDPAMRADARFWAQEDAGRAAGLLDAAAGDGTSRRMRAAVLLRVAQGRSDADGLALTDQPELSALLAAAPLLRDAKAELAGPARDALQSLARPTTLARLVLALDRLHAGDRERARAIAEAVLAQAPGQPVARAIVRALELPATVAQATPEAVAPVATTVVEPTAGQGTAPEAVGESPDRLIDRGCRKSESGDAPGAIALLRKALEKKPGDLDGLLCLGDAYSRSGAYDNALKSYAKLLERSPNMMSGLQGAGKAAAKLGRTAKAVGYYKRLLEHDPSHAQARAYVDAHAGEADGAGDAGETG from the coding sequence TTGATCGTCCGCTGCGCGAGTTGCAACACCGAGTTCGCGCTCGATGACCGCCAGGTCGGTCCAGATGGCGCGTCGGTGCGTTGTCTGTCGTGCGCCGCGGTGTTCCGCGTGAGCGCCTCCGACGTCGCAGCGCAGCCGCCGTGGCAGGTGCGCACGATCGACGACCTGCTGTTCACCGCGCCCGACCTCGCGACGCTGCGGGCGTGGATCCTCGAGGGGCGTCTCCACCCCGACGACCGTGTCTCGCGCTCCGGTCGTCACTTCGTGCGGCTGGGCGAGATGCCCGAATTCGCCACCGCGTTCGCCGGCTTTCCCGGGCTGCCGAGCCTCGTCGAGCCCCGCGATCGACCGCCGAGCGAGCGCTCGGCGCTCGACCTGCTGGGGCCGCCGCCGGCGTTCGGCACCCACGCGGGCGAGGACGACAGCGCCGCGCTGGCCGGTGTGCCCGAGCCCGCAGCGACCGATCGCTCGTCGGCGCTCGAGCAGGTGGTCTCGCGCGCGGCGGCCAGCTCGGCGTCGGCCCACCCGGTGCTCGGCGAGGCGGTCGAAGGCACCGGTGAGATCGCGATCCCGACCATGCGCGCGCCGGCGAAGGAGATCGAGCGCAGCTCGGCCTCCGCGTCGAGTGTCGCGGCGGTCGAGCGCGAGCGGGCCGCACCCGCGCCGCCGCCGGCTCCGCGCAGCGGCACCCTCGCGCCCCCGCGCAGCGGCGCGACCCCGACCGCCGTGCACGACGATCGCAGCGGTCGCGCGCTGTCGATGCTCGACGTCGTCACGCACCACGTTCGGCCCATCACCGGGCCGTCGCCCGAGGGCGCGCGCAGGCCCGCCGCGCCCGCGCCCCCGCCACCGCCGGTCGCACCGCCGCCCGCCGCTGCTGCGGGCGAGGCCGCGACGGTGCCGCGCAGCGAGCCGGTGGCCGCGCCCGCGTTGCACCTCGAGCCCAGCGAGCCGCGGCGTCGGCGGGGCGCGTGGCCGGTGTGGGCCGCGCTCGGCATCCTCGCGGGCGCCGCGGTGGTGTTCGGCATCCCGCAGGTGCGCGCGCGCGTGTTCGGGACGCCGCTGCCGACCGAGGCCGTGATCGCCGAGCCGGTGCGCGACGATGCGCCGTTGCTCGCCGACGCCGACGCGGCGATCGTCGCCGCCGATCCGACTGCGCTGGCCCGCGCCGACGCGGCGCTCGAGGTTGCGATCGCCGGCGGTGCATCGGCGCTCGGCGACGCCCAGGCCGAGGTGTTGGCGACGCGCGCACTCGTGCACGAGCTATGGGGCGCGGTCGATCCGGCGATGCGTGCCGACGCCCGCTTCTGGGCGCAGGAGGACGCGGGCCGGGCCGCAGGTCTGCTCGATGCCGCCGCCGGCGATGGCACCTCGCGACGCATGCGCGCTGCGGTGCTGCTGCGGGTCGCGCAGGGGCGCAGCGACGCCGACGGCCTCGCGCTCACCGATCAGCCCGAGCTGTCGGCACTGCTGGCAGCCGCGCCGCTGCTGCGCGACGCCAAGGCCGAGCTCGCCGGGCCGGCACGCGACGCCCTGCAGTCGCTCGCGCGGCCGACGACGCTGGCGCGGCTGGTGCTCGCGCTCGATCGGCTGCACGCCGGTGACCGTGAGCGCGCGCGTGCGATCGCCGAGGCAGTGCTTGCGCAGGCGCCCGGACAACCCGTCGCGCGTGCCATCGTGCGGGCGCTCGAGCTGCCGGCGACCGTGGCCCAGGCCACGCCCGAGGCGGTCGCTCCCGTCGCCACGACGGTGGTCGAGCCGACCGCTGGCCAGGGCACCGCGCCCGAGGCGGTCGGCGAGTCACCCGATCGCCTCATCGATCGCGGGTGCCGCAAGTCGGAGTCCGGTGACGCACCGGGGGCCATCGCGCTGCTGCGCAAGGCGCTGGAGAAGAAGCCCGGTGATCTCGACGGGCTCCTGTGTCTCGGCGACGCGTACAGCCGCAGCGGCGCCTACGACAACGCGCTCAAGTCCTACGCCAAGCTACTCGAGCGCTCGCCCAACATGATGTCGGGGCTGCAGGGCGCGGGTAAGGCCGCGGCCAAGCTCGGACGCACGGCCAAGGCGGTCGGGTACTACAAGCGATTGCTCGAGCACGATCCGTCGCACGCGCAGGCCCGCGCGTACGTCGACGCGCACGCGGGCGAGGCGGATGGGGCCGGCGATGCCGGCGAAACGGGCTGA
- a CDS encoding zf-TFIIB domain-containing protein, translated as MHCPKCGMELSEITFRGVKVDKCFACGGVWLDDGELEELAGKPGFFEALRRLFAGA; from the coding sequence ATGCACTGCCCCAAGTGCGGCATGGAGCTGAGCGAGATCACGTTCCGCGGTGTGAAGGTCGACAAGTGCTTCGCCTGCGGCGGCGTCTGGCTGGACGACGGCGAGCTCGAGGAGCTCGCCGGGAAGCCGGGCTTCTTCGAGGCGCTGCGCCGCCTGTTCGCCGGTGCGTGA
- a CDS encoding IS5 family transposase has product MHRRDIDSSCALQQRRGEKDPIRRSQRITLWGAPRGWGTKIHILCDVEGHPLHFELSAGQAHDGPMLAPVLQGADEALHDDRGVVMEWPLALAGDKGYRAEWIDRYLLALGITPVIPTKPNETRALRPVAFNKRLYRRRSIVECLIGWLKESRRVVTRFEKTAINFGGMVRLAFIHRYLRIFGA; this is encoded by the coding sequence GTGCATCGACGGGACATCGATTCGAGCTGCGCGCTGCAGCAGCGGCGGGGGGAAAAAGATCCGATCCGCAGGAGCCAGCGGATCACGCTCTGGGGCGCTCCGCGGGGCTGGGGCACGAAGATCCACATCCTGTGTGACGTTGAGGGCCACCCACTCCACTTCGAGCTCAGCGCCGGACAAGCCCACGACGGACCGATGCTCGCGCCGGTCCTTCAAGGTGCTGACGAAGCACTGCATGATGATCGAGGTGTCGTCATGGAGTGGCCGTTGGCACTCGCAGGCGACAAGGGCTACCGCGCGGAGTGGATCGATAGGTATCTCCTCGCCCTGGGGATCACACCAGTGATCCCCACGAAGCCCAACGAGACTCGAGCGCTGCGCCCGGTCGCCTTCAACAAGCGCCTCTACAGGCGCCGCAGCATCGTCGAGTGCCTCATCGGCTGGCTCAAGGAGTCGCGACGCGTGGTGACCCGCTTCGAGAAGACCGCCATCAACTTCGGCGGGATGGTCCGGCTTGCCTTCATCCACCGCTATCTACGCATCTTCGGGGCTTGA
- a CDS encoding N-acetylmuramoyl-L-alanine amidase, with translation MAAILAGVLAAASPTAAPVGPRPVLEHAYTIVLDAGHGGTNSGCANGRGDVHEKDVSLALVREVRAILEERLPHAKVVLTRDDDRTLALADRVALANEDGADVFVSIHANASPRHDQSGFETYVLDAKASSLDAAITARRENAGEGTAPVAGGATPQAQAMVEQLRAAAHRNAAVALAAAIQQGQAERFPGRANRGVRQASFDVLLGVHMPAVLFEAGFLDHDADHRVLVDGPQRHEIAIGVAEALIEQYRRAQRVRPIGRAPQGGESSAPAR, from the coding sequence ATGGCGGCGATCCTCGCGGGGGTCCTGGCGGCGGCGAGCCCCACGGCCGCGCCGGTCGGGCCGCGGCCCGTGCTCGAGCACGCCTACACGATCGTGCTCGATGCCGGGCACGGCGGCACCAACTCCGGCTGCGCGAACGGCCGCGGCGACGTGCACGAGAAGGACGTCAGCCTCGCGCTCGTGCGGGAGGTCCGCGCGATCCTCGAGGAGCGGCTGCCCCACGCAAAGGTGGTGCTGACCCGCGACGACGACCGCACGCTCGCGCTGGCCGATCGCGTCGCGCTGGCCAATGAGGACGGCGCGGATGTGTTCGTCAGCATCCACGCCAATGCGTCGCCGCGCCACGACCAGAGCGGCTTCGAGACCTACGTGCTCGACGCCAAGGCCAGCAGCCTCGACGCGGCCATCACTGCGCGGCGCGAGAACGCCGGCGAGGGCACCGCACCGGTCGCCGGCGGGGCCACGCCGCAGGCCCAGGCGATGGTCGAGCAGCTGCGGGCCGCCGCCCACCGCAACGCCGCGGTCGCGCTCGCGGCCGCGATCCAACAGGGCCAGGCGGAGCGCTTCCCCGGCCGCGCCAACCGGGGCGTGCGCCAGGCCAGCTTCGACGTGCTGCTCGGGGTGCACATGCCGGCGGTGCTGTTCGAGGCCGGATTCCTCGATCACGACGCGGACCACCGCGTGCTGGTCGACGGTCCGCAGCGCCACGAGATCGCCATCGGCGTCGCCGAGGCACTGATCGAGCAGTACCGCCGCGCCCAGCGAGTGCGGCCGATCGGTCGCGCGCCGCAGGGCGGCGAGTCGTCGGCGCCGGCGCGCTGA
- a CDS encoding serine/threonine-protein phosphatase — translation MSDDANPGDTQPSSSTANRTLKLLSSSPTFGLRSLADASAIAANPAVVAEVFGATDVGRVRKNNQDQFLVAALERSLLIEGSSLPAQAGTRLVDTPQGRILVVADGIGGHGGGEVASAVTIDAMAHYCFEAMPWVQRRSECSSDELAQGLQDAVRTAQQRVRRVAERKALDKSLGTTLTMAYVAWPELLLVHVGDSRAYLMRDDELHRLTIDHTLAQQMVDGNLLTPQEAAHSRLSHVLVNAVGGKTDDLDIELRRIELRIDDQLLLCTDGLYDMLDDDALTAALRATHLPVEAVVLRLIEQANAAGGRDNVTAVLARF, via the coding sequence GTGAGCGACGACGCCAACCCCGGGGACACCCAGCCCAGCTCGAGCACCGCGAACCGCACGCTCAAGCTGCTGTCGTCGAGTCCGACCTTCGGGCTGCGCAGCCTCGCGGACGCCAGCGCGATCGCGGCCAACCCCGCGGTCGTCGCCGAGGTGTTCGGCGCGACCGATGTCGGTCGCGTGCGCAAGAACAACCAGGATCAGTTCCTGGTCGCAGCGCTCGAGCGATCGTTGCTCATCGAGGGCTCGAGCCTGCCCGCGCAGGCCGGCACGCGCCTGGTCGACACGCCCCAGGGTCGCATCCTCGTGGTCGCCGATGGCATCGGTGGCCACGGCGGTGGCGAGGTCGCGAGCGCGGTGACCATCGATGCGATGGCCCACTACTGCTTCGAGGCGATGCCGTGGGTGCAGCGGCGCAGCGAGTGCAGCAGCGACGAGCTGGCGCAGGGGCTACAGGACGCGGTGCGCACCGCACAGCAACGCGTGCGTCGGGTGGCGGAGCGCAAGGCGCTCGACAAGTCCCTCGGCACCACGCTGACCATGGCCTACGTGGCCTGGCCCGAGCTGCTGCTGGTGCACGTCGGGGACAGTCGCGCGTACCTCATGCGCGACGACGAGCTGCATCGGCTGACCATCGACCACACGCTCGCGCAGCAGATGGTCGACGGCAACCTGCTGACGCCCCAGGAGGCCGCCCACTCGCGACTATCGCACGTGCTCGTCAACGCGGTCGGCGGCAAGACCGACGATCTCGACATCGAGCTGCGCCGCATCGAGCTGCGCATCGACGATCAGCTGCTGCTGTGCACCGACGGGCTCTACGACATGCTCGACGACGACGCGCTCACGGCCGCGCTGCGGGCGACCCACCTGCCGGTGGAGGCCGTGGTGCTGCGGCTCATCGAGCAGGCCAACGCGGCCGGCGGGCGCGACAACGTCACCGCGGTGCTGGCCCGCTTCTAG
- a CDS encoding protein kinase yields MSQPSPHTPAETTPGLAPALEAPTPGRSAPAFLLRGDIVGRYVVLDKIGTGGMGIVYAAYDPELDRKIALKLLRPGARGRAEIARARLLREAQALARLNHPSVIAVHDVGTFEDQVFVAMEFVDGIDAAKWLQSERRTWREVLPVWRQAAEGLAAAHAAGVVHRDFKPENMLVGNDARVRVLDFGLARTAGTDPTVERNVDEVPAERLTQSSASVQLTQAGAVMGTPAYMAPEQHTGAPLDARTDQFSFCVSLYEALYGERPFAGERVPEIAFNVVRGRVREPSREGPTVPAWLRKVVLRGLATDPDQRWPDMRALLAALAADPAARQRRFALIAVAGGVLGAGALMLSSLRPDEAVCRGAERKLEGIWDPTVRAALEQGFAGSTLPFATDALASTTALLDEHAARFVALHTDACEATAIRKEQSQDMLDRQVACLERRLKDVRALTRLLAHADDDAVAQAVTATSSLPSFEPCADRQALLSREPVPSGEQAAALAEVDDQLAAGLQQLRLAHYREALQTAEAAVTAARSTADPGTIAQALVLLGRTQLALDDGEAAERSLREAAWTADEGGADLVRAEADKDLVWVVSAMPGRAREAEDLAASTTHTLKRIGGDALVEADLHENLGVAARRRGAIEQAVAEHERALALRREHLPTGDPRIADSLLNLGTALTDAGTYDAADAALGEAEQIVRARYGGRHPRVANALHSRGIVLLRRGDPAGAAALLRQATEIREAALPQGHAVIAGSHHDLGEVFAVAKDWAQARTQFDLAVRLREAGKATHPAHLANSLRGRGLAELELGQIEPARATLERAWLLLEHSQDAAARAEIDFAYARALVASDARTAIALARTARGAYLAIDAQRPGAVGRAAAVQEIEAWLRQHDPDRAPRP; encoded by the coding sequence GTGTCGCAACCCTCGCCACACACGCCGGCCGAGACCACCCCCGGCCTGGCGCCGGCCCTCGAGGCGCCCACGCCGGGTCGGAGCGCGCCGGCGTTCCTGTTGCGCGGCGACATCGTCGGCCGCTACGTGGTGCTCGACAAGATCGGCACCGGCGGCATGGGCATCGTCTACGCCGCCTACGATCCCGAACTCGACCGCAAGATCGCGCTCAAGCTGCTGCGTCCGGGCGCCCGCGGTCGCGCCGAGATTGCACGGGCACGGCTGCTGCGCGAAGCCCAGGCGCTCGCGCGGCTCAACCACCCCAGCGTGATCGCGGTGCACGACGTCGGCACCTTCGAGGATCAGGTCTTCGTCGCGATGGAGTTCGTCGACGGCATCGACGCGGCGAAGTGGCTGCAGAGCGAGCGACGCACGTGGCGCGAGGTGCTGCCGGTGTGGCGACAGGCCGCCGAGGGCCTCGCTGCGGCCCACGCCGCAGGCGTCGTCCACCGCGACTTCAAGCCCGAGAACATGCTGGTCGGCAACGATGCCCGCGTGCGCGTGCTCGACTTCGGGCTCGCCCGCACGGCCGGCACCGACCCCACCGTCGAGCGCAACGTCGACGAGGTGCCCGCGGAACGACTCACGCAGAGCTCGGCGTCGGTGCAGCTCACCCAGGCCGGTGCGGTCATGGGCACGCCCGCGTACATGGCCCCGGAGCAGCACACCGGCGCGCCCCTGGACGCGCGCACCGATCAGTTCTCGTTCTGCGTCTCGCTGTACGAGGCGCTCTACGGCGAGCGACCGTTCGCGGGCGAGCGCGTGCCCGAGATCGCCTTCAACGTCGTGCGGGGCCGCGTGCGCGAGCCGTCGCGCGAGGGCCCGACGGTGCCGGCGTGGCTGCGCAAGGTGGTGCTGCGCGGGCTCGCCACCGACCCCGATCAGCGCTGGCCCGACATGCGCGCGCTGCTGGCCGCGCTGGCGGCCGACCCCGCCGCCAGGCAGCGTCGCTTCGCGCTGATCGCCGTCGCCGGCGGCGTGCTCGGGGCCGGTGCGCTGATGCTGTCGAGCCTGCGGCCCGACGAGGCGGTCTGTCGCGGGGCCGAGCGCAAGCTCGAGGGCATCTGGGATCCCACCGTCCGCGCCGCGCTCGAGCAGGGCTTCGCCGGCAGCACGCTGCCGTTCGCCACCGACGCGCTGGCGTCGACCACCGCGCTGCTCGACGAACACGCGGCGCGCTTCGTCGCCCTGCACACCGACGCGTGCGAGGCCACCGCGATCCGCAAGGAGCAGTCGCAGGACATGCTCGACCGTCAGGTCGCGTGCCTCGAGCGGCGACTCAAGGACGTCCGCGCGCTCACGCGGCTGCTCGCCCACGCCGACGACGACGCGGTCGCGCAGGCCGTGACCGCGACCTCGTCGCTGCCGTCGTTCGAGCCGTGCGCCGATCGACAGGCGTTGCTCTCGCGCGAGCCGGTGCCGAGCGGCGAGCAGGCCGCGGCGCTGGCCGAGGTCGACGATCAGCTGGCCGCGGGCCTGCAGCAGCTGCGCCTGGCCCACTACCGCGAGGCGCTGCAGACCGCCGAGGCCGCCGTGACCGCGGCCCGCAGCACCGCCGACCCCGGCACCATCGCGCAGGCGCTGGTGCTGCTCGGCCGCACCCAGCTCGCGCTCGATGACGGCGAGGCCGCCGAACGCAGCCTGCGCGAGGCGGCGTGGACCGCCGACGAGGGCGGTGCGGATCTGGTCCGCGCCGAGGCCGACAAGGACCTGGTGTGGGTGGTCTCGGCGATGCCCGGGCGCGCGCGCGAGGCCGAGGACCTCGCGGCCTCGACCACCCACACGCTCAAGCGCATCGGTGGTGACGCGCTGGTCGAGGCCGACCTGCACGAGAACCTCGGCGTCGCGGCGCGGCGCCGCGGCGCGATCGAGCAGGCGGTCGCCGAGCACGAGCGCGCGCTGGCGCTGCGGCGCGAGCACCTGCCCACCGGCGACCCACGCATCGCCGACAGCCTGCTCAACCTCGGCACCGCGCTCACCGACGCCGGCACGTACGACGCCGCCGATGCGGCGCTCGGCGAGGCCGAGCAGATCGTTCGCGCGCGCTATGGTGGCAGGCACCCGCGGGTCGCCAACGCGCTGCACTCGCGCGGCATCGTGTTGTTGCGCCGTGGCGACCCCGCCGGGGCCGCCGCGCTGCTGCGACAGGCCACCGAGATCCGCGAGGCCGCGCTGCCGCAGGGCCACGCGGTGATCGCCGGCTCGCACCACGATCTCGGCGAGGTGTTCGCGGTCGCGAAGGACTGGGCGCAGGCCCGCACGCAGTTCGATCTCGCGGTGCGACTGCGCGAGGCCGGCAAGGCGACCCACCCCGCCCACCTGGCGAACTCGCTGCGCGGCCGCGGCCTCGCGGAGCTCGAGCTGGGCCAGATCGAGCCCGCTCGCGCCACCCTCGAGCGCGCGTGGCTGCTGCTCGAACACAGCCAGGACGCGGCTGCGCGCGCGGAGATCGACTTCGCCTACGCGCGAGCGCTGGTGGCCAGCGACGCGCGCACGGCGATCGCCCTGGCCCGCACCGCGCGCGGGGCCTATCTCGCGATCGACGCCCAGCGCCCGGGCGCCGTCGGGCGGGCCGCCGCGGTGCAGGAGATCGAGGCCTGGCTACGGCAGCACGATCCCGATCGCGCGCCCCGGCCGTGA